One Oncorhynchus clarkii lewisi isolate Uvic-CL-2024 chromosome 31, UVic_Ocla_1.0, whole genome shotgun sequence DNA segment encodes these proteins:
- the LOC139391202 gene encoding V-type proton ATPase 116 kDa subunit a 3-like, translating into MGSMFRSEEVCLVQLFLQSGSAYNCVSELGELGLVEFRDLNPNVNSFQRKFVGEVRRCEELEKTFSFLEQEINRSLWPPLHGPLPSPCPTPSAPQPRDLLTIEEESERLARELKEVSRNRDSLRAQMTQLSQYKGVLTQTHSLTSSQGPPPPLETVGILEPNRQDVHLSFVAGVVHPWKVPSFERLLWRACRGYIIVDFREMEEQLENPVTGEMQWTVFLISYWGDQIGQKVKKICDCFHTQTFVYPDSPTEREEILQGLQGRIEDMKSVLSQTEHYLQQLLVRAVAVLPQWKVRVQKSKAVQAVLNLCSPSVTDKCLIAEAWCPVSKLPELQSALREGGRKSGSGMDSFYNRLPCSTPPPTLFPTNSFTAGFQSIVEAYGVASYREVNPAVYTIITFPFLFAVMFGDVGHGLLMFLAALWMVLEEKDPKLRNNTNEIWRMMFGGRYLILLMGLFSVYTGAIYNECFSRGLSPFSSGWHVRPMFDSGEWSSTTLKGNNFLSLDPNITGVFTGPYPFGIDPIWGLSNNHLTFLNSYKMKMSVIIGVIHMTFGVCLSFFNYKHFNQLSSVFLVLIPELFFMLCLFGYLVFMVIFKWLAFDTAHSNFTPSILIHFIDMFLFTVNKENPPLYKGQMVVQKVLVILALCSVPVLLLGKPIHQYITHKRNRWHMAGESRPLLAENNSINAHQGEVETGSHREEEFDAADVFMHQAIHTIEYCLGCISNTASYLRLWALSLAHAQLSEVLWVMVMRIALNGQGYVGSVVLFVVFSFFAVLTVSILLVMEGLSAFLHALRLHWVEFQNKFYSGTGYKLNPFAFSSLIHASSSM; encoded by the exons ATGGGTTCTATGTTCCGCAGTGAGGAGGTGTGCCTGGTGCAGCTCTTCCTCCAGTCTGGTTCAGCCTACAACTGTGTCAGTGAACTGGGAGAACTGGGCCTGGTTGAGTTCAGAGAT TTGAACCCCAACGTCAACTCCTTCCAGAGGAAGTTTGTGGGGGAGGTGAGACGATgtgaggaactggagaaaacCTTCT CGTTCCTGGAGCAGGAGATCAATCGGTCTCTGTGGCCCCCCCTCCATggccccctcccttccccctgccCGACACCCTCAGCCCCCCAGCCCAGAGACCTACTCACCAttgaggaagagagtgagaggctGGCCAGGGAGCTCAAAGAGGTGTCCAGGAACAGAGACAGTCTCAGAGCCCAGATGACCCAGCTCAGCCAATACAAAGGGGTTCTCACCCAGACCCACTCCCTCACCTCCTCACAG GGTCCACCGCCTCCACTGGAAACAGTAGGCATATTGGAGCCTAACCGACAGGATGTCCACCTCAG TTTTGTGGCCGGTGTGGTCCACCCCTGGAAAGTCCCTTCGTTCGAGCGATTGCTATGGCGAGCGTGCCGTGGTTACATCATCGTGGActtcagagagatggaggagcaaCTAGAGAATCCTGTCACG GGGGAGATGCAGTGGACGGTGTTCCTCATATCCTACTGGGGAGATCAGATCGGACAGAAGGTCAAGAAGATCTGTGATTG cttccacacacagacatttgtGTACCCCGACAGCCccacggagagagaggagattctCCAGGGATTGCAGGGCAGAATTGAAGACATGAAATCT GTCCTGTCCCAGACAGAGCACTACCTTCAGCAGCTGTTGGTGCGTGCTGTAGCTGTGCTGCCCCAGTGGAAGGTGCGGGTCCAGAAGTCTAAGGCTGTCCAGGCTGTGCTGAACCTCTGCAGCCCCTCCGTCACCGACAAGTGTCTGATTGCTGAAGCCTGGTGTCCCGTCAGCAAGCTGCCTGAACTACAGAGTGCCCTGAGagaaggaggg AGGAAGAGTGGCAGTGGGATGGACTCGTTCTACAACCGCCTCCCAtgctccacccctcctcccaccctgtTCCCTACCAACTCCTTCACGGCCGGCTTTCAGAGCATCGTAGAGGCTTATGGAGTGGCCAGTTACCGTGAGGTTAACCCAG CCGTGTACACCATCATCACGTTCCCCTTCCTGTTTGCGGTGATGTTTGGGGACGTTGGTCACGGCCTGCTAATGTTCCTGGCTGCCCTCTGGATGGTCCTGGAGGAGAAGGACCCCAAACTCCGGAACAACACCAATGAG ATCTGGCGGATGATGTTTGGAGGACGCTATCTGATCCTGTTGATGGGACTGTTCTCTGTCTACACTGGGGCCATCTACAACGAGTGTTTCAGCAGAGGACTCAGCCCCTTCAGCTCCGGCTGGCACGTACGACCCATGTTCGATAGCGGAGAGTGGAG TTCAACAACTCTTAAAGGGAACAACTTCCTGTCCCTGGACCCGAACATCACTGGGGTTTTTACAGGACCCTATCCTTTTGGTATCGACCCG ATCTGGGGTCTGTCCAACAACCACCTGACATTCCTTAACTCCTACAAGATGAAGATGTCCGTCATCATCGGGGTGATCCACATGACCTTCGGAGTCTGTCTGTCCTTCTTCAACTACAA acATTTCAACCAATTGAGCAGTGTATTCCTGGTACTGATCCCAGAGCTGTTCTTCATGCTGTGTCTGTTTGGTTACCTGGTCTTCATGGTCATCTTCAAGTGGCTGGCCTTTGACACGGCCCACTCTAACTTCACCCCCAGCATCCTCATCCACTTCATAGACATGTTCCTATTCACAGTGAACAAGGAAAACCCGCCCCTCTACaaaggacag ATGGTGGTGCAGAAGGTCCTGGTGATACTGGCGCTGTGTTCTGTTCCAGTCCTACTGCTGGGGAAACCCATCCATCAATACATCACACACAAGAGGAACCGCTGGCACATG GCAGGAGAGAGCCGCCCCCTGTTAGCCGAGAACAATTCCATCAACGCTcatcagggagaggtggagaccGGGAGTCACAGAGAGGAG GAGTTTGATGCTGCTGATGTGTTCATGCACCAGGCCATCCACACCATAGAGTACTGTCTAGGCTGCATCTCCAACACGGCCTCTTACCTACGACTGTGGGCCCTGAGTCTTGCACATGCAC AGCTGTCAGAGGTGCTCTGGGTGATGGTGATGCGTATCGCCCTAAACGGGCAGGGCTACGTGGGATCTGTGGTCCTGTTTGTAGTCTTTTCCTTCTTCGCTGTGCTGACAGTCTCCATCCTCCTGGTCATGGAGGGCCTGTCTGCCTT